The sequence TGCAATTTTCCAGAACGTTTTATAGGTCGTATAATTTTCAAGTACGTCTAAAATAAAGCCTTCTTCAATCGCTTGCCGCATTGTGTATTGATGGAAGGCCTCTGGTTTACCATCAATACCAACTGTACCAAATTTCTCTAATGTCTTAGGTTTTGGTGTCGCCGTAAAAGCAAAGAACGATACGTTATCTTGCTTACCACTTTTCATGATTGCTTCAACGATTTTTTCATCTATATCATCTAAGTTTTCTTCCGCAATACGGTCTTCCTCATAAGCTGCTTCTAACGTTTTATCCGATAACACATTCGTTAAGGCTGTGGAAGCTTTTCCACCTTGGGATGAGTGAGCCTCATCAATAATGACCGCATACTTTTTACGCTCTAAGCCCGCTACTTTTTCTAAAATGAACGGGAACTTTTGAAGCGTTGTAATAATAATACGTGTCTCATTATTAATGGCACGTGCTAATTGCTCTGAATCTTTATCAATCGGCTCTACCATCCCTGCTTTATGCTCCAGCTGATACACCGCATCTTGCAATTGCTTATCTAACACTCGGCGGTCGGTAATAACGATCACACTACTAAAAATTGATTCATTGTCCTCGTTATGTAGTTTCGCTAAACGGTGCGCAAGCCACGAAATCGAATTCGTCTTGCCCGACCCCGCAGAGTGCTGAATTAAATAATTATGACCAACAAGCTTTTGTGCAACATCTGCTTCTAACTTACGTACAACATCTAACTGATGGAAACGGGGGAAAATGAGCATTTGACGCTCACCTATTGTTTCACCGTTTGAATCTTTAATGTCGTCTTTTTTAATAAAGATGAAGCGGTATAAAATGTCGAGCAAGCTATCAGGTGCTAAAATGTCTTCCCATAAATAGTGCGTACGATAATTGTCACCATTAGTTAACGGATTGCCTTTCCCACCATTATTGCCTTTGTTAAATGGGAGGAAGTATGTTTTGCCTTTATCGAGCTTCGTTGTCATAAATACTTCATCTGGATCAACCGCAAAGTAAACCGCTACTCGCTCATTAAACTTAAATAGTTGCTCACGTGGATCACGGTCATCCTTTAACTGCTTCATCGCATGCTCTACAGTTTGATTCGTTAGGGGATTTTTCAGCTCCATCACAACAAGCGGTAAACCGTTTAAAAACAGCACCATATCTAAGCTGTTGGTGTGCTTATCACTGTAATATACTTGGCGAGCGACATTAAAACGGTTTTTCCCATACTGCTCATTTAATGTTTTATTCATATCCGTAGGTGGCTTATTATACGCAAGTTGTAATGTCACACCACGGTCTTTAATCCCTTTACGTAAACATTCGACCAAGCCTTGACGATGCAGCTGGTCTTTAATACGCTTTAACACTTCTTCTTTATAAGAAGGACCATACAATTTCTCTAACGTGCGCATACGTTTTTCCTGTGTATCTTCTAAAAATGCAAATAGCTCCTCAACATCAATGGCATGCTGTTTAAAAGTAACACTTGTCTCTCCAACAAGCACACGCTTTTTATAGCCATTCGCAATTAATGCTAATTCGATATTCGTTTCGAAACCTTTTTCTGAAGTATCCACTGCCATCACAACTCACCTCGCTAAATCAAGTTCCATATCACGCACATCAATTTTGCCTGTTACTGCTTCGTAAATTAGGGATTGGCGGTATTCTTTTAGTTTATCAATTTGTCCGTTAATTAACTTCTTAATACTTTCAAGCTCTGTACATTTCTCATTTAAAAACTCTACGATTTCATTTTGTTCTGATACAGATGGCCTTGCAAACTTGTAATTAAAAATAAATTCACTCGGAATTCGCTTTAACCCACCAACGCCATACATAGCCGAAACACCTTCTTGTTTAAACGGAGCAGACTGTGCCAAATAAAAATAAAAAGTAATATTTTGCTTAGGCTTTGCTCTAAGAACATGTAATTCAGTAGTACCAAAACCAATACTATTTTCTAAGTTTTGCATAACAGCTATATTTCCATTTTCAAAACAAGGTGTTACCTTCGCCATTACTAAATCATTATTTTTAAAATACGTATATCCTGAATAAACTTCTTCAATATTCTTGGTTATACTAATATCAACTTCATTTGGGCCTAAGATATTTTCCATAGGCAAGAATGTTACTCTAAGTCCTTTTAAAGCATTTACTTCATTTTTACTTGGATTTAAATCTAAAACATTTTTCAAGCGTTTAACTTCCCAATGCTCAGGAATCTCACCAATCCACTCAACACCCGAATCTTTCATTTTCACATTCGGATTTAAACCTTTTGTAACAGCTTCTGTGATAATTGATTGGCGTTGTTTTTCCAAAAGGGTCATCATCTTTTCCTTATTATTAATAACTTCATCAACTAGTTTAATTTTACGGTTTAAAAATAAACTTATTTTTTTTTGTTCTAATCGTGTAGGTAAAGGATAAGAAAAGTTCTCAAATGTTTCTTGATATAAATGTTTAATTGTAGAGCCTGTTTCAAAGAATTTAATATATTTATCAAAGACTTGAGAATTAAGCATCCAATACATAAAATCAACTTCATATTTAGCTGATCTCGTTACAAAAATGCCACTATTTAAAATAGCTTTATCTGGCATATCTCTAACAATAGCTGTTTTACCAATAGTTCCATCTTTAGTGATTAATAAATCATTTTCTTTAAGTTGAATAGGTGGGGCTTCATAATATCTCTCCTTTGAAACATGATGACAGCTTTCCCAATTAATATTTTTTCCAATAAAATCCTTTCCTGTAACTAAATAAGGACCTTCATCGGTGAATTCATCAGATTTTAAACCTTGCCAACCAATTCTACCTTTAACATAAGTTGTATACTTAATTTTTTCAACAGACCAGTTTGCGGGTATTTCTCCTATCCATTCTACTCCTGAATCTTTTAGCTCTCTACTCATCCCATCACCTTCTTCAACTGCTCTGCAATCTCCGCTTCCAATGCACGAATCTCGTCCATAATTTCTGCTGAGCTTCGTAATGCTGTGTATTTGTAGAAATGGCGAGTGAATGGAATTTCGTAGCCAATTTTTGTTTTTGATTCATCAATCCATGCATCTGGTACGTGTGGTAATACTTCACATGCAAAGTATTCTTCAATACTTTCTTTTAATGGTACATTTTCTGTATCACGTAAATCTGTGTCTGGTTCGATATCTGTCTTATTTTTCATGCATACATCAGCTGTTTCATCTTTTTCAGATAGACCAGCTAAAATCGCTTTTAATACAGGTGCACCAATCGTGATGCCCGCTTCTTTCAAGGCATCTGTTACTACTTTCTTGAACTCATTACGATTTTTATATACTGTATCACTTGCTAACGTGCGTAACACATATAAAATTTGCGTTTGCAGCTTCTTACCCTCTTCAATTTCAAAATAACCTGCATCGCCTTTTTTCTTTGAAGTTGCTAAGTTTGCAAAACCTTTTTCCTCTGCAACACGAGTAAGACGCTCTTCATTGACTTGAAAGTTTAAACGTAATGGACGTTCGACTGTAATTTTTGTGTAGCCGAAGTCTACATTATTAAAGATCTTCACGTACTCGTTTGGCTGTGCATCGCCGTATAATCGAACAATCTCGTTAATTTGCTCTTCTGTAATTTCGTTCCGTTTGCTCCCCATCGACTTTTTCATTTTTTTCGAGAAGTCTACGGCATTGACTAACCGTACTTTCCCTTTATGAAGAGGTGCTTTATTGTTCGTTAAAATCCAAATGTACGTTGCAATGCCTGTGTTGTAGAAAAGGTCGTTCGGCAATGCCACAATACCTTCTACTAAGTCGTTTTCGAGCAAGTACTTACGAATTTCGCTTTCACCCGAGCCTGCATCACCTGTAAATAACGGCGAACCATTCATAATGATGGCTAAACGAGAGCCTTGTGGATTTTCAGCTGTGACTGGCTTCATTTTTGACAGTAAGTGCATTAAGAATAGTAGCTGTCCATCACTCGTTCTTGGTGTTCCTGGCCCAAATCGTCCGTTAAAACCTTGTTTCTCATGTTCTTCTTTAATTGGCTTCTCGTACGATTTCCAGTCCACTCCGTAAGGCGGATTTGAAATTAAGTAATCAAATTTATCGTGTGGGAATTGGTCTTTTGATAACGTATTCCCTAAACGAATGTTACGTGCGTCTTCTCCCTTAATCAGCAAATCTGCTTTACAAATCGCATATGATTCAGGATTAATTTCTTGGCCGAAGAACTCTAAGTGTGCTGTTGGGTTTTGACTTAGTAAATACTCTTGTGCTACAGAACCCAT is a genomic window of Shouchella clausii containing:
- a CDS encoding restriction endonuclease subunit S, which gives rise to MSRELKDSGVEWIGEIPANWSVEKIKYTTYVKGRIGWQGLKSDEFTDEGPYLVTGKDFIGKNINWESCHHVSKERYYEAPPIQLKENDLLITKDGTIGKTAIVRDMPDKAILNSGIFVTRSAKYEVDFMYWMLNSQVFDKYIKFFETGSTIKHLYQETFENFSYPLPTRLEQKKISLFLNRKIKLVDEVINNKEKMMTLLEKQRQSIITEAVTKGLNPNVKMKDSGVEWIGEIPEHWEVKRLKNVLDLNPSKNEVNALKGLRVTFLPMENILGPNEVDISITKNIEEVYSGYTYFKNNDLVMAKVTPCFENGNIAVMQNLENSIGFGTTELHVLRAKPKQNITFYFYLAQSAPFKQEGVSAMYGVGGLKRIPSEFIFNYKFARPSVSEQNEIVEFLNEKCTELESIKKLINGQIDKLKEYRQSLIYEAVTGKIDVRDMELDLAR
- a CDS encoding type I restriction-modification system subunit M, whose protein sequence is MINFQDKVSFIWSIAEVLRGPYKPEDYGKIILPLAVLRRFDCVLESTKEEVLAKAEQFAAMNEDAREQILNRVSKQNFHNASKYDFNKLLTDSDNIADNLRDYINGFSKVARDIMDHFDFDRQIDKLEQNNLLYLTIKRFSEIDLHPETVSNIEMGYVFEELIRRFNENAEAGDHYTPREVIRLMTHLLFLHDDASILTKPGLTQTLYDCAAGTGGMGSVAQEYLLSQNPTAHLEFFGQEINPESYAICKADLLIKGEDARNIRLGNTLSKDQFPHDKFDYLISNPPYGVDWKSYEKPIKEEHEKQGFNGRFGPGTPRTSDGQLLFLMHLLSKMKPVTAENPQGSRLAIIMNGSPLFTGDAGSGESEIRKYLLENDLVEGIVALPNDLFYNTGIATYIWILTNNKAPLHKGKVRLVNAVDFSKKMKKSMGSKRNEITEEQINEIVRLYGDAQPNEYVKIFNNVDFGYTKITVERPLRLNFQVNEERLTRVAEEKGFANLATSKKKGDAGYFEIEEGKKLQTQILYVLRTLASDTVYKNRNEFKKVVTDALKEAGITIGAPVLKAILAGLSEKDETADVCMKNKTDIEPDTDLRDTENVPLKESIEEYFACEVLPHVPDAWIDESKTKIGYEIPFTRHFYKYTALRSSAEIMDEIRALEAEIAEQLKKVMG
- a CDS encoding type I restriction endonuclease subunit R yields the protein MAVDTSEKGFETNIELALIANGYKKRVLVGETSVTFKQHAIDVEELFAFLEDTQEKRMRTLEKLYGPSYKEEVLKRIKDQLHRQGLVECLRKGIKDRGVTLQLAYNKPPTDMNKTLNEQYGKNRFNVARQVYYSDKHTNSLDMVLFLNGLPLVVMELKNPLTNQTVEHAMKQLKDDRDPREQLFKFNERVAVYFAVDPDEVFMTTKLDKGKTYFLPFNKGNNGGKGNPLTNGDNYRTHYLWEDILAPDSLLDILYRFIFIKKDDIKDSNGETIGERQMLIFPRFHQLDVVRKLEADVAQKLVGHNYLIQHSAGSGKTNSISWLAHRLAKLHNEDNESIFSSVIVITDRRVLDKQLQDAVYQLEHKAGMVEPIDKDSEQLARAINNETRIIITTLQKFPFILEKVAGLERKKYAVIIDEAHSSQGGKASTALTNVLSDKTLEAAYEEDRIAEENLDDIDEKIVEAIMKSGKQDNVSFFAFTATPKPKTLEKFGTVGIDGKPEAFHQYTMRQAIEEGFILDVLENYTTYKTFWKIAKTVDDDPEVSKKQATKKLAQYVSLHPHSITQKTEIIIEHYRNFVQRKIGGRAKAMVVTASRLHAVRYKMAFDKYINEMGYDDLKTVVAFSGTVKDGEINYTESEMNQFSEKELPEKFNSDEYKVLLVAEKYQTGFDEPLLHTMYVDKPLSGIKAVQTLSRLNRTCPGKEDTFVLDFVNDPEDMKASFQPYYESTSLSEITDPNILYDMQAEIEPYQVFTEDEVQKVNELEVAGGVKKSTKGQTELNAVLDKGAERYKKLSEEEQLDFKQAATKFTRTYSFVLQVVTFIDVGLHKQYIYLTYLLRKLPRGSGDKDVYLADDIALEYYRNQKVFEGSIELEKTGGVELDPQKHGTGGAAEDEKVRLSSVLEKLNERFGTQFTETDFLSREQVKEDMLNDEDIRQKAKNNTKENFKFAFEKSFMNFVIDRMSSNQEFFMKILENDEFKAYIMEEMMDEVYGEVNS